The following are from one region of the Longimicrobiaceae bacterium genome:
- a CDS encoding ribbon-helix-helix protein, CopG family has translation MTTLQIRLSDEMVREIERMAGEAGQERDEFIADALRRHIAEARGVYRARMDARSFEMVRERLRPYAEEAGFTREEDILADDT, from the coding sequence ATGACGACGCTGCAGATCCGGCTCAGTGACGAGATGGTGCGGGAGATCGAGCGCATGGCCGGCGAGGCGGGCCAGGAGCGCGACGAGTTCATCGCCGATGCGCTCCGGCGCCACATTGCCGAAGCACGGGGAGTCTACCGTGCACGGATGGACGCGCGGTCCTTCGAGATGGTGCGGGAGCGCCTGCGGCCGTATGCCGAAGAGGCAGGATTCACGCGTGAGGAAGACATCCTCGCGGACGACACGTGA
- a CDS encoding putative toxin-antitoxin system toxin component, PIN family codes for MKVFPDTNVLISAFLSDGTCYRLVRQIITGPEHELIIGEVVLEEAKRKLRRKIRAPEPEIVHFAQVLLGGGLPSPVPDHTGPFEVRDPDDAWVLASAVAAGADVLVTGDRDLLDVAGEVVHLRILSPRELWDLLQNG; via the coding sequence GTGAAGGTCTTCCCGGACACGAACGTCCTCATCAGCGCCTTCCTCAGCGACGGGACCTGCTACCGGTTGGTGCGGCAGATCATCACGGGGCCAGAGCACGAGCTGATCATCGGCGAGGTGGTGCTCGAGGAGGCGAAGCGGAAGCTTCGGCGCAAGATCAGGGCGCCCGAGCCGGAGATCGTGCACTTCGCGCAGGTGCTACTCGGGGGCGGCCTGCCATCGCCTGTCCCGGACCACACCGGGCCATTCGAGGTTCGCGACCCGGACGACGCATGGGTGCTCGCATCCGCCGTGGCCGCAGGCGCGGACGTGCTGGTGACCGGGGACCGCGATCTCCTGGACGTCGCAGGCGAGGTGGTGCACCTGCGCATCCTCTCCCCTCGAGAGCTGTGGGATCTGCTGCAGAACGGC